From the genome of Amia ocellicauda isolate fAmiCal2 chromosome 14, fAmiCal2.hap1, whole genome shotgun sequence, one region includes:
- the LOC136767901 gene encoding cytosolic sulfotransferase 1 isoform X1 — protein sequence MFGCYLLSNLLRQLSGFPSLFHVQCDPHSDTKQQRMESDRPKLFDFRGVAMTRYYSEKFDKVENFSARPDDILIATYPKAGTTWVSHMLDQIYFGDDPKSLASQPVYERVPYLEICAPDFFTGVDLIDSMTSSPRLIKTHLPVQLVPKSFWEQKCRVIYVARNPKDNAVSYFHFGRMNKLQPEPGDWASYLERFRKGQMLFGSWYAHVKGWWEHRQNHPQLLYLFYEDLKEDVSRELGRVCDFLGVSLSEEAQDRVLREVGFQSMRDNSMTNYSTCAVMDHSVSPFMRKGMVGDWKSHFTVSQNEAFDEEYQTKMMDTTLTFRMKI from the exons ATGTTTGGCTGTTACCTTCTTTCtaacctcctcagacaactgtctggttttccttctcttttccatgttcagtgtgatccacacagtgacacaaaacagcaga GGATGGAGTCTGATCGTCCGAAGCTGTTTGATTTCCGGGGAGTTGCTATGACTCGCTATTACAGCGAGAAATTTGACAAAGTGGAGAATTTCTCTGCCAGGCCAGATGACATTCTCATCGCCACCTATCCTAAAGCTG GTACTACCTGGGTGTCCCACATGCTGGATCAGATCTATTTCGGGGATGACCCCAAGAGCCTGGCATCCCAACCAGTCTACGAGAGGGTGCCCTACCTGGAGATCTGTGCCCCCGATTTCTTTACTG GTGTGGATCTGATAGACAGTATGACCTCGTCTCCTCGCCTGATCAAGACTCACCTGCCGGTCCAGTTGGTGCCAAAGAGCTTCTGGGAGCAAAAGTGCAGG GTCATCTATGTTGCTCGCAATCCTAAGGATAATGCTGTTTCTTATTTCCATTTTGGACGCATGAATAAACTGCAGCCGGAGCCAGGAGACTGGGCTAGCTACCTGGAGAGATTCAGAAAGGGACAGA tgttgtTTGGGTCCTGGTATGCTCATGTTAAAGGATGGTGGGAGCACAGACAGAACCATCCCCAGCTACTGTACCTCTTCTATGAAGACCTGAAGGAG gaTGTGAGCAGGGAGCTGGGCCGGGTGTGTGACTTCCTGGGCGTGTCTCTGAGCGAGGAGGCGCAGGACAGAGTACTGAGGGAGGTTGGCTTCCAGAGCATGAGGGACAACAGCATGACCAACTACTCCACCTGCGCTGTGATGGACCACAGTGTATCTCCGTTCATGAGGAAAG GGATGGTGGGCGACTGGAAGAGTCACTTCACCGTCTCTCAGAATGAAGCATTTGATGAAGAGTACCAGACAAAAATGATGGACACCACACTGACCTTCAGGATGAAGATATAG
- the LOC136767901 gene encoding cytosolic sulfotransferase 1 isoform X2, which produces MERESAPEEQAAISTSVAGSSKSGRAGMESDRPKLFDFRGVAMTRYYSEKFDKVENFSARPDDILIATYPKAGTTWVSHMLDQIYFGDDPKSLASQPVYERVPYLEICAPDFFTGVDLIDSMTSSPRLIKTHLPVQLVPKSFWEQKCRVIYVARNPKDNAVSYFHFGRMNKLQPEPGDWASYLERFRKGQMLFGSWYAHVKGWWEHRQNHPQLLYLFYEDLKEDVSRELGRVCDFLGVSLSEEAQDRVLREVGFQSMRDNSMTNYSTCAVMDHSVSPFMRKGMVGDWKSHFTVSQNEAFDEEYQTKMMDTTLTFRMKI; this is translated from the exons ATGGAGAGGGAGTCGGCTCCTGAGGAACAAGCAGCGATATCCACTTCAGTGGCTGGGTCCTCCAAGAGTGGCAGAGCAG GGATGGAGTCTGATCGTCCGAAGCTGTTTGATTTCCGGGGAGTTGCTATGACTCGCTATTACAGCGAGAAATTTGACAAAGTGGAGAATTTCTCTGCCAGGCCAGATGACATTCTCATCGCCACCTATCCTAAAGCTG GTACTACCTGGGTGTCCCACATGCTGGATCAGATCTATTTCGGGGATGACCCCAAGAGCCTGGCATCCCAACCAGTCTACGAGAGGGTGCCCTACCTGGAGATCTGTGCCCCCGATTTCTTTACTG GTGTGGATCTGATAGACAGTATGACCTCGTCTCCTCGCCTGATCAAGACTCACCTGCCGGTCCAGTTGGTGCCAAAGAGCTTCTGGGAGCAAAAGTGCAGG GTCATCTATGTTGCTCGCAATCCTAAGGATAATGCTGTTTCTTATTTCCATTTTGGACGCATGAATAAACTGCAGCCGGAGCCAGGAGACTGGGCTAGCTACCTGGAGAGATTCAGAAAGGGACAGA tgttgtTTGGGTCCTGGTATGCTCATGTTAAAGGATGGTGGGAGCACAGACAGAACCATCCCCAGCTACTGTACCTCTTCTATGAAGACCTGAAGGAG gaTGTGAGCAGGGAGCTGGGCCGGGTGTGTGACTTCCTGGGCGTGTCTCTGAGCGAGGAGGCGCAGGACAGAGTACTGAGGGAGGTTGGCTTCCAGAGCATGAGGGACAACAGCATGACCAACTACTCCACCTGCGCTGTGATGGACCACAGTGTATCTCCGTTCATGAGGAAAG GGATGGTGGGCGACTGGAAGAGTCACTTCACCGTCTCTCAGAATGAAGCATTTGATGAAGAGTACCAGACAAAAATGATGGACACCACACTGACCTTCAGGATGAAGATATAG
- the LOC136767901 gene encoding cytosolic sulfotransferase 1 isoform X3, translated as MFHGMESDRPKLFDFRGVAMTRYYSEKFDKVENFSARPDDILIATYPKAGTTWVSHMLDQIYFGDDPKSLASQPVYERVPYLEICAPDFFTGVDLIDSMTSSPRLIKTHLPVQLVPKSFWEQKCRVIYVARNPKDNAVSYFHFGRMNKLQPEPGDWASYLERFRKGQMLFGSWYAHVKGWWEHRQNHPQLLYLFYEDLKEDVSRELGRVCDFLGVSLSEEAQDRVLREVGFQSMRDNSMTNYSTCAVMDHSVSPFMRKGMVGDWKSHFTVSQNEAFDEEYQTKMMDTTLTFRMKI; from the exons atgtttcacg GGATGGAGTCTGATCGTCCGAAGCTGTTTGATTTCCGGGGAGTTGCTATGACTCGCTATTACAGCGAGAAATTTGACAAAGTGGAGAATTTCTCTGCCAGGCCAGATGACATTCTCATCGCCACCTATCCTAAAGCTG GTACTACCTGGGTGTCCCACATGCTGGATCAGATCTATTTCGGGGATGACCCCAAGAGCCTGGCATCCCAACCAGTCTACGAGAGGGTGCCCTACCTGGAGATCTGTGCCCCCGATTTCTTTACTG GTGTGGATCTGATAGACAGTATGACCTCGTCTCCTCGCCTGATCAAGACTCACCTGCCGGTCCAGTTGGTGCCAAAGAGCTTCTGGGAGCAAAAGTGCAGG GTCATCTATGTTGCTCGCAATCCTAAGGATAATGCTGTTTCTTATTTCCATTTTGGACGCATGAATAAACTGCAGCCGGAGCCAGGAGACTGGGCTAGCTACCTGGAGAGATTCAGAAAGGGACAGA tgttgtTTGGGTCCTGGTATGCTCATGTTAAAGGATGGTGGGAGCACAGACAGAACCATCCCCAGCTACTGTACCTCTTCTATGAAGACCTGAAGGAG gaTGTGAGCAGGGAGCTGGGCCGGGTGTGTGACTTCCTGGGCGTGTCTCTGAGCGAGGAGGCGCAGGACAGAGTACTGAGGGAGGTTGGCTTCCAGAGCATGAGGGACAACAGCATGACCAACTACTCCACCTGCGCTGTGATGGACCACAGTGTATCTCCGTTCATGAGGAAAG GGATGGTGGGCGACTGGAAGAGTCACTTCACCGTCTCTCAGAATGAAGCATTTGATGAAGAGTACCAGACAAAAATGATGGACACCACACTGACCTTCAGGATGAAGATATAG